TCGAGAGCCTACTAAATCAGATTGCAAAGGGAACTCAAGCCGCGTTCGACGAACTCTTGAAATGCGAAGCGAGTGTGCCAAGAGAAGACCCGCTCTGGGAGAACGCGCAGCGCCGCTGGCTCTTCGACCGAATCTGCCGGTTGAGAGCAGGGAGAATTCGTGCTGGAGAGCCCGAGGAAGAGGCACTGCGCGTGGTCAAGGGCTTGAGCGTAGAGACACTGGAGGCCATCTGTGAGCGCCTGCGGCAAACTTCACTATGGTACATGGAAGTTGCGACGAGCTCTCTCTCCCCAGAATCCCAGATCAAACTGCTGGCAGGTGCACTCGCTTCAAGACTCCCAAACATCACGTTCATTGGGCTAGTCCGCGACCTCGACCGTGCCTCGGACCCAAGTTCGCCCTACCGAGTTCGTTTGATTGAGACCCTGCTCCGACAGGCCGATATCGACCAATTGATTCAACATGGTTTTGATTCCAAAGAGCACGCTCTCGGAGGCCTCAAGGCGCAGATTGGCTCGAAAGACGCCCTGAACATCAAGTTTGAGGCGAGCGAGGAGGCCCGGGCACTTCTCACGCTTTTGCCGCTTTACGAAAGGAAATCTAACGCCGCATTTCATGCCACCCTGAAGGGACTATGCGACCTCTACGGGCTTCGAAAAGACGAGTTCGACCGAATATCCAACGAGAACACCTATCTATTGCACATGAACTCGGCACGCTCCGACAAGGAGAGAATGCTCGATTATGTTCCAGTTAACCCGGGACTCATCGTAGAAGTTGGGCCAGGTGGAGGCGTGGTCCTCGATCTCTTGGAAGCCAGATTTCCGAGCTCCCGAATTGCGGGGATCGACATCTCAAAATTGGTCGTAGAGTCCTTGCAATCTCGTCGCGAAATCGAAGGACACCGTTGGGAAGTTTTGGAGGGAGATGCATTTCACCTTGAAACGCACTTTAACCAGTCCTCTTGCGATGCATTGATATTTTGCTCACTGCTTCATGAGATCTATTCTTATATTGAATATGACACGGGTAAAAACTCGAAAGAAAAGTTTAGACTTGAGTCAGTTCGCGACCTTTTACGGTCGGCGTTTAGGGTGCTCAAACCTGGTGGACGAATCATCATACGTGACGGAATCATGCCTCCTGATGAGCCACGCTACATTCGCTTCAAAGACCCAGACGGACCCGAATTCTTTCGGCTCTTTCAGGAACAATTTGAAGGCCGAAAAATCTTTGGAGAGTGGATCGATGAGGTCACGGTTCGGACCTTTGCCCCAGACGCGATGGAGTTTCTCTATTGCTACACGTGGGGCCCGGAGAGCTTTCCCTACGAAGTCCGCGAGCAATATGGAGTCTTGCCCTATGAAGAGTATCAAGAGGCGATTGTCGCGTGGTTAGGGGCCGAGTGCAGAAGCGTTGAGGTCACGGACGGCTCGTACCTACAAGAGGGCTACATTCAGGGACTCAAGGATAAAATCGACCTCTTCGACGAGCATATGCACCCCGTGTCGCTACCCGACTCGAACGCCATTTTGGTCTTTGAGAAAAAAGCGTTGCTCTAGTTCAATCGCCGTTTCGCAAGTTCAATATACTGTTTCGCGTTCTTATTGTTCGGCTCACGCTTGAGAACTTCTTCCCAGACGTTGATCGCGTCCTGGAAGCGGCCCAGACGATAGTACGACTGTCCAAGATTGATTTGATAATCCGTGCGACCGGGCTTCAGCGTTAGTGCCTGACGCTGATGCTTGACTGCGTCGTTGTAGAGTGCTCGGTCGAAATAGACCTGACCCAGCCCAGCATGAACCTGATGATTATTCCCATCCGATGCCAAAAGGGTTTTGTAGAGTTCTTGTGCGCGGTTCAGATCCCCCCTTGAGTATGCGGACTTGGCCTCGCTCAGAAGTTTTGAGTTATCCACGGCAGGAGCCGGCTCAGTCTTTTCAGGCTGAGTCGTCTTCTTTTCTGCAGGCTTTGATTCGTTCTTTGGCTCGGGCGCCTTGGTCTCTTCAGGCTCGACTACTGGCGCCTCAACGGCTTCTACTGGCTCCTCTACAGGCGGGTTTTCCGGGTTCTCTTGAGCCTGTAGGTATTCGGAATGATACTTTTCGGCCAGTGCACGAAGCTCTGAATCTTCAGGATCAAACTCGCTCGAGTAACCCACTAGCGCCTGAGCAAGCGCTAGGTTCCCCTCTTTGTACGCCTTCTCACCGTCCGTGCGAGTGAGGTTCACAAACTCTTTTCTCGCGTTTTCATAAGTCTCGGATTCGGGCCCATGACGCTTGAGCTCATTGAGCGCGCTCATCGCCGAATTCGAAATCGGCCGGATGACCCTGCCCTCTTTGATTCCACGGTCAAAACGGTCTTTGATCTCAGCTAGATCCACCGTTTTGACTTCCGTGACCGGTGGCTCCTCGGGCTTTTCAACCACCTCGTCTGACGCGGCAAAGTAGTTGACCCACACCCAGAAACCCACTCCGACCAGAAGCATTGTGATGATTACGGCGGTTACAGCAAATCGATTGCTCTTCTCGGCCTGCTCAGCAATCTCCTCGGCTACTGACTCGTCCCACGCTTGCTCAGTAGAGCGAGAGAACCAGTCATCGGTCACCGTTTCAGGCTGCTTGACCGCAAGAGACCCGATTTCAAATCCCTCGTTCTTTAATGGCTTGACCTGATCCTTTACGGATTCCTTGACTGGCTCGGGCGCGGGTTCGGGCTCAGGTTCTTTGGTAGGCTCGGGCTCAGGTTCTTCTGCAGGCTCGGGCTCAGGTTCGGGCGTCGGTTCAGGCTCCGGCGTGGGCTCCGGTTCTTCCACCAAAGTGGGATCGACCTCAACCTTCGCAACCTCCATCTTTTCAGTCTCAGGCTGCGGCTCAGCCTCCTCGGGCTGAGCGGTCTCTTCTTCAACTTCCTCTGCGTCTGACGGCTCTGCGACTCGTTCTCCCGTCTCATCCACGGGCGTCATCTTGAGCGTCATGCCAGAATCTTGCGGAAGCGGCTTGGACTCCTTAGTCGGCGTCTCTTCAGCATCCTTTTCGTCTTCGGACACACTCTCCTTAGAGACGGATTGCACCTCGGCCGACGACCCCTTTCGAATCCATTGAGCTGCCGGCGCCTCCTCATTCTCGCGTGTGACCTCGTCTGAGGTCTCGGCATCTTGCTTAAATATCTCGGACACGTTGCCCATCATGAGCGTCTTCATCGGGCCACGTTCTTCCTCTTCAGCCCCGCCCTTAGACTGATTGAGCGCCACTGGACTTTGAATCGTCTCTGAGCCACGCCCCATTAGCGCCAACGTGTCCGAGAGCCCCGGAATGGAATCTCGGTCTACCGAACTCATCTCAATCGTGGCGTAGTGGTCGTTCTCTTCCTGTTCCTCATCCCTTTCTATGGCGGGCGCTAGAATTGAAGGCTCTTCCCCCAAAATGCTCGCCAACGCACCAATAATGGCTGCAGGGGCCTGAAAGCGCGCATCCGGCGCCTTTGACAACATCATCTCCACGATTTGGTCGAGGTCCGCCGGAATATCGGAGACGCCACTTGCGGCCGATACCTTCGGGGGTAGATCCGCCAACTGTGCACGCAAGACCTCGGCTGGAGTCCCTCCCACAAACGGCTGTGCGCCAACGATGAGTTCGAAGAGCAACACGCCAAGGGAGTAGACGGCCGAGCGCAGATCTGCACTTCGCGCCTGGTACGCAAGCTCCGGCGCCATATACGCCACATAGCCCACGAACCGCTCAGGAGTGGTAGAGAGCGTTTGCAGGGGATTGTCCACCCATTGGGCGTCCTCGGAATACCATTCGCCGAGCTGAACCTGCCCCTTGGCGAGGTCGGTGACGAAGATTGATCCGGGGTGAAGTCCGTGATGGGTGACGCCCTGTCCGTTCAGCCATTCGATAATCCTGGCCACATTGGAGGCGATTCGGGCGGCTTCTCGCCAGTCTAGTTTCCCACGCGCTTCGAGCAAAGAGCGAAGGCTTGGACCGCGCGGCGCGGTCTCAATCACGAACGCTGGGAAATGATCGAAACGAACCTGAAGTAGCGTAGACAACTGCTTTGGTACCGGCGTGCCAACCTTTGCACGAGCCGTTTCGACCAAGCGCGGCGCATTCTGGCTGGGCGTAAACCGCCGGTTGAAGACAGTCACATAACACGGTCGTTTGCCCTCGAGAATGCGGCCGAGGTAGCGCTCCGCCATGACGTCAGTGAACTGGAGCGTCTCGAGTTTCACAGCGTTTCCGAGCGATGCCCCGACGAGCTCACCCTTCCGAGGCTCCTCTAGCCGCGTCCCGTCCTTTGGACAAAACGTCTCAGCCCCCGTGAAAGTTGAATTACATGTCGGACAAAACTTCACCTTAGAACTCCAAATTCGCCAGATCGGTGCGCACAATAACGGACCACTTGCGCGTTGTTAAGCGCGGAATGACGTGTTAAATCGCTCCGACTCATTTCTGGGCTATTTTTATGACGATAGATGAAAACGACAACCATGATACCGGCCTTGTGACTCGACTCAGTCCAAAACTAAAGAGTAAGGACCGTCGATACTTACGCTCGCTTGCGCATCACCTGAACCCGATCGTGCTTGTGGGCCAGAATGGCGTCACCGAGGCTCTAGTAAAAAACTTTGAATCGGCGCTCTTGGCCCATGAGCTTGTCAAAGTCAAAGTACATGATGCCGACGAGACCCAAAGTGTTGCAGAAGCACTCTTTGAGCAAACCGGGGCACAACTCGTCCAACTCATCGGAAAAACGCTAGTCTTCTACAAGGCTCACCCTAAGAAGCCTGAGATTACGCTACCGGGTGGAAAATCATGATCATCGAAATGCAAGCTGAGCATCCTCAACCGAGAAAAGTTCAACACGTGGTGGATGCCCTGAAAAAGGGCGGCCTCGTGGCCTATCCGACCGACACCGTCTACGGGATTGGGTGCGATATCATGAACAAGGATGCGGTTCAGCGCCTTTACAAATTGGTCAGCGAGATCAAGTCCGCGCCAGACCACAGCCCACTTTCATTTATCTGCAGAGACCTCTCTAATATTTCTGAGTACGCCTTCATCAGCGACTTTGCGTATCGGACGATGCGTCGCTTGCTTCCGGGCCCCTACACCTTTGTGCTCGAAGCGACAAAGCTCGTTCCAAAAGTGATGTTGGAGAAGCGCAAGACGGTTGGGATTCGCGTACCAGATGCGGCGATCCCCCTGGCCATCGTGGACGCCCTCGGAAATCCGATCACCACCACGAGTGCCACGCTCGGAGACGGTGAGCTCATCGCAGATCCTTGGACCATTGAGAACCTCTACGGGCACGCCATCGATATCGTGATCGACGGTGGCTACCTCGCCCCTGCTCCTTCAACGGTGATCGATTTCACCACGGACTATCCGACGGTCATTCGACAGGGAAAAGGTCCGGTCGACGATTTCGAATTCGTCGAGCCCCTCTAACTCAATTCAGTAGAATTCTTCGTAGGGTGGGCCTTTCTGGACTTCGATGAAGAAATCTCCATTAAAGTCTGAGACGAAGTCACCGCTGCGTCGACTCATGAGTTGACCGTCGATGGTGCCGGACACGATGCCTCCGTCGCCGGTCTCTAGGCTGTCTAGATTTAGCGAACCCGCCACGTAGAGGCTTTCCACCACATCTGGACACGTCTGCATCCATTCGACCTCGGCTATCGCACTAGACTCGAAGTCTCCAGGCGCCCCGAGCGTATGAGTAAGCGTCTCCTGGTCAAAGATCTCGATGTAGACGAGGTCTTGGTCCCGGTAGGGACCGCTCTCTCCCTGCATAAAGAGCCCAACGGACCCCTGACGCACCCGTGCCGTAAGAAAGCTTGGCTCGAATGGGAACATCGCCTCCAGACACAATTCGTGTTGTGCGGGGTTCGGCGCATCGAAACGACCAAAAGAGTCGTTGCTGCAGCCGCTGAGGACCCCTGCAAGAAGCAGGAGTGACTGAAGGGTCTTAGGCACCAAGTGCTTGAAGACGGACAGCCATACGTGAAACTTTGCGTGATGCGCGTGCACTTGGAATCACACCTTTTGCAGCAGCACGGTCGAGTGCCGACACTGCAGTTTGGTAAGCCTCTTGAGCTTGTGCTTGATCACCGGCTTCAACCGTCGCATCGAACTTCTTGAGGATGGTTCGAACTTTGGAACGAATTTCTTTGTTACGCTGACGACGAATCTCGTTTGTACGGATACGCTTCATCGCCGATTTAGTGTTTGCCATCTTTCATCCTGCCGTAGACGTTATGTCTGAAATTGTCTAATTCTTCGTGGGCTTTCGCCGCCAAACAAGGCGCAGGTAGTTAGCACTGGGCAAATTGGATGTCAACTGCTGGCTCGAATTAATCGTGAGGAAAATCCCCTCATGGACGAATTTCACTTGAACTTGTAGATGGCGGAACAACTTTGGTGGCACGGGACTTATTCTATATAGTCGCGAAAGGCGTCGATTTCGCGTCAACCCTTGAGAGATACTCATGAGCTCTAAAAAACCTGAGAACAATCAGGAACCTAGTTTTTTCCCGAAACGCGGACTGATCTTCGCGTTCCTGATGTTTATCACCGTCGGACTCCTCCTTATGCTCGATAGCCCGATGGTCACCGGGCACAAGATCGTCACCTACTCGGAGCTGAAAACACATATTCAAGCTGGGGATGTCAAAGATGTCTTGATCCAAGATCAAGTGATCATCGCCACACCGGTAGATAGTTATACGGAAAAGGCCGAAGGAAAGACTGAAGAAGAGAAGGCTGACGCCAAAGAGGGTGAGGCGGACTTCAAAGCCTGGCGCTCTAGCCTTGTAAAAGACGACGAATCGCTCATCCCTTTGCTCGAAGCAAACGGGGTAAAGTACGACGCTCGCTATTCGTCTGGCTGCGCGAGTGAAACCGCATTCTGGTTCCTGCCGCTACTTCTGCTGCTGCTCCTCTGGCCTTGGATCATGAGGCGCATGAGTGGTCCGGATGGCGCAAACCCCGCCGCGAACTTCGGAAAGACCAACGCCAAACTCAATCTCGAAAAAGTCACAGGCGTTACATTCTCAGACGTGGCCGGCTGTGACGAGGCCAAAGAGGAGCTTGGCGAAATCGTGCACTTCTTGGCAGAACCTGACAAATACACCCGACTTGGTGGCAAAGTGCCAAAGGGCGTCTTGTTGGTCGGCCCTCCCGGAACAGGAAAAACCCTGCTCGCCCGCGCAGTTGCTGGCGAAGCCGGGGTTCCGTTCTTCAATCTGAGCGGATCGGACTTTGTAGAAATGTTTGTGGGTGTTGGCGCGGCGCGAGTGAGAGACCTCTTCGCCCAGGCCACTAAACACGCTCCGTGTATCATCTTCGTGGACGAACTCGATGCCATCGGTAAGTCGCGCGGAAACGCCATTCAGAGTAACGAAGAACGCGAACAGACGCTCAACGCCCTGCTCGTTGAAATGGACGGATTCGACTCCAATACGAACGTGATCATCCTCGCAGCCACAAATCGCCCTGAAGTCTTGGACCCTGCCCTACTGCGTGCCGGACGATTCGACCGCCAGGTTGTCGTGGACAGGCCAGACGTCAAAGGACGCCTCGAAATCCTCAAAGTTCACGCCAGAAAGGTGAAAATGGACCCGAGCGTGAGCCTGCAAACATTGGCCGACCAAACCCCCGGCTTCGTAGGAGCTGACCTTGCGAACGTGGTCAATGAAGCCGCGCTCTTGGCCGCCCGCAACGGAAAGGATCACGTCGAGCTGAGCGATTTCAACGAAGCGATCGAGCGCGTGATCGGCGGACTGGAGAAGAAGACTCGCCGCCTGAGCCCGAAAGAGAAGAATATCGTCGCCTATCACGAATCCGGGCACGCCATCGTCACCAAGGCCTTGGAGGCCGGCGAGCGCGTCCACAAGGTCTCGATCGTATCGCGCGGCGCTGCGGCGCTTGGATACACGCTGCAAGTCCCGATTGAGGATCGCTATTTGATGACCAAGCGTGAACTCTACGCCAGGATCTGTGGTCTACTTGGAGGGCGTGCTGCTGAAGATATCATGTTTGATGATATCTCAACGGGCGCCTCAAACGACCTGCAGCGCGTCACGAACATCGCGCGGCGCATCGTCACGGACTACGGCATGAGCGGAAACCTCGGCAACGTGAGCTACTCGGATAGCACCGATACGTATCTGGGCCAGATGGGCGCAAGCAGCCGTCAATACTCCGAAGAGACAGCCGTCGCGATCGACAGAGAAGTCCGCTCGATCATTGACGCGATGTACGAGCGCACGCTCAACATTCTTCGGGAGAATCGCGAGCTTCTCGTGGAAATGTCCGAACACCTCAAGGACGTGGAAGTGCTTGATGGCGAGGAGCTCGAAGCTCTGCTTGGTCGCGTTCGAGTCTACAAGCACCTAGAAGGCACGGATGGGAGCCCCGCGTGACCGTTGATGTGGCTTCAGCGCTGGTCTTTCTGGCGCTGACTTACCTTGGTTGGAGGGCGGGACTCTTGAGCCAGGCTATACGCGTGGGAGCCGTATTTGCGGTGATGTTCGCGGGCCCCTTTGTGGCCGCGCTGATCCGTCACGCGATTTTCGGCGAATCCGAAGTTGCCGCGCCCTTCGTCGAAGGCTTTTGCCTCTTCCTCGCCGGAATCCTTATCTACGCGGCGATCTCGCTCGCGGGTTGGTTGGGAATCAAGACCATGCGGGCTGCTTCAGATACGTTGAGCACCACAGACCGTGTTGGCGGCGCGCTCGTTGGCACTCTGAAAGCGGCTGTGATCATCTACTTGCTGATCTTCGTCGCTCTATTCTTCGAGGCTGGCCTCAAAAAGCACGACCCCGATGATCGCTTGCGTATGAGAGACGGACACACCACGGCATTTGTGAAGGCTCATAACGTCCTGGCCCCGTGGCACCTTCCTGATCTGGTGCGCGTTTTACGCATGATTCGGGTCCATCATTGGGCCAAAGAAAGCTCAAAGCTCGGGATCATACGTGAAAACCCAAGAGCGGCTGACGTATTGCGCAAAAGTACTATCAAGCCGCTCCTCGCCGATAAGACCCTGACCGACGCTGCGATCTCGGACGATTACATCACGCTCCTTGCAGATCCGCGCATCCGCGAACTTATGAAGGATAAGGATTCCCTCGACGAGATTGGCCGCGTGGACTGGGAAGAAATCGAGAAAAAGGTCGCACCTGAGCCTCCTAAACCTGAGAGCAAAAAGTGAAAGAATTCGACGTGATCGTTATAGGTGCTGGCCTCTCTGGCATTGCTGCGGGGCACTATCTGGGCGCCAATTGCCCGCAAAAGAGCTTCTGCATCCTCGAGGGGCGAGACGCTATCGGCGGCACGTGGGACCTCTTTCGCTACCCAGGAATCCGCTCAGACTCCGACATGCACACTCTTGGGTACTCTTTCTACCCGTGGAATGATCCCAAAGCCATCGCCGACGGTCCTTCAATCCGAGAGTACGTCAGGGAGACTGCCGCTCATTATGGGCTCGATTCGAAGATTGAGTTCGGAACTCGCGTCACCAGCCTAAGTTGGGACTCCTCAAAAGCACTCTGGGAAATCACGGCTCAGAAAGACGGCGATGAGGTAAAATTCCTGGCGAACTTCGTCTGGTGCTGCTCCGGCTATTATTCGTACGACCAAGCCTACACGCCCAATTTCGAGGGTGTAGACACCTTTGAAGGCGAGTTCATCCACCCCCAGTTCTGGCCCGAGGAGTTGGACTATTCCAACAAGCGAGTCGTGGTCATCGGCAGCGGCGCCACAGCGGTTACGCTAGTACCTGAGCTCGCGAAAAAGGCCGCGCACGTCGTGATGTTGCAGCGCACACCCACTTACGTGATGTCGCTGCCGAGCGTGGACACGATTTCGGAGAAGTTCCGTGGGCTTCTGGGTGATAACGTAGGCTCCGACCTGACCCGCTGGAAGAATATCAGTGTGGCTGCACTCTTCTTCGGCCTCTCCAAGCGCTATCCTCAGATGGTTCGAAAATATCTTATCGACGCGCTTAAGGAGAAGATCGGCCACAAAGTTGACGTGGAACGCCACTTTTCCCCTCCCTACAACCCCTGGGAACAACGGGTATGTTTCGTGCCGGACGATGACCTCTTCGACGCTCTTGTGAGTGAGAAAGCCGAAGTGGTTACGGACAAAATCGAGCGATTTCTACCTAATGGAATCCTACTCAAGTCGGGGCAGATCTTAGAGGCTGATATCGTGGTCAGCGCCACGGGCCTCAAGGTTGAAATGTTGGGTGGAGCCAAGATATTTGTGGACTCGGAGGAGCTCAAACCTGGCCGCCACATGCTCTACAAAGGCACGATGGTCAGCGACGTTCCAAATCTTGCGATTTCTATCGGATACACCAACGCGTCCTGGACGCTCAAATGTGAACTCATTGGCCGCTGGGTAACTCGCCTTCTCAACGAGATGGACGCCAAAGGAGCCAAGGTTGCCGTAGCACCGCGTGAAGAAGGTGTGTCCCCTACCCCGCTTGTGGATTTCAATTCAGGCTATATCAGGCGCGCCGCGGGAGCCGTCCCGACGCAAGGCGATCGGCGCCCCTGGAAACTCTATCAGAACTACTTTCTAGACGTGGTCTCCCTTGGACATGCGCCCATTGATGATGGCCATCTGGAGTTCGGGGGAAAAGAGTAATGAAATGGCTATTGGTCATGGCTTTGCTCTTGAGCGCCTGTGCGCATTATTCGATCCCCGATCGCCCGGGCTCCCTTGCGGTTTCAACAATCAAAACCCCTCCTCAGTGGCAGATTCCCGAGGGAGAATTGACCCAATCCCTCGTTAAGCACCTTGAGAGACGGGGCTTCGAGGCGTCGTGGGGTGCTGCAATCGAGGGTCAAACGGCGATGGATTGTGTATGCAACCTCGACGTCTCTATGAACCAAATGACGGATGCAAGGGCCGAGATGATATGTGATTATGCCGGCGCAAGACTCACGACCCACGGGAGCGGGTCCGGCCATTCGATTCCGGCGCGTGCAGCGTACATCGCCTGTGAGAAGGCCGGGAAAGAGATGGCTGACGAGATGGCGAAGTTGGATACAAAGACCAGTGCGGAAGCAAAATGAGCCGGAACAAGCGCGCAGATGAGAGACGAGAGCTCTTCAAGTCCCTAAAAGCAGGAAAGCTCGCCCCTGTGTACTATGTGCACGGTCCAGACGCCTTCATGCTCGAGTCAGCCATCGACGCCATCGTTGCGGCGGCGGCGCCAGAGGGTTTGAACGAGTTCAACCACGACAAATTTCGTGGCCGAGACGCCCAAGGCGCTAATGTGCGCGCGGCTGCTGAGCAATTGCCCTTCATGGTTCCTCGCCGAATCGTGATTTTGA
This Microvenator marinus DNA region includes the following protein-coding sequences:
- a CDS encoding methyltransferase domain-containing protein, yielding MPHSEYTIFSALLGQSDPSTLQDWFEASFGLSSNELARRVHALEWTFKCPPYDQELQTWVKAAELKGLFSYLPLDAIEQILASSACIDAKSAAAELFWREHAIKQLELASEKDLPKHLLDSAESMVGALTPLFSTQGSALRARVLSLWPDLGALCHHNPDTITTEHEIIGQTKESMPLLEHLVDRCLARKLRGLEIDDIGVFQRDHSLSPDAFRAEVDGLATLFEHGLDRVCRAAFLFLDFTKGGSAEMRAHWKTIRPDLSIHNEASADIVEAKGLLKPFGLPECFERLVLALIRSHGLVGQCTRGEAPLTAFDSWIEDCRSLAPEISKMLALDSTERAYDLIHKCLHLVNLCDTAGVREGLMTDSLRFEFMAVESLLNQIAKGTQAAFDELLKCEASVPREDPLWENAQRRWLFDRICRLRAGRIRAGEPEEEALRVVKGLSVETLEAICERLRQTSLWYMEVATSSLSPESQIKLLAGALASRLPNITFIGLVRDLDRASDPSSPYRVRLIETLLRQADIDQLIQHGFDSKEHALGGLKAQIGSKDALNIKFEASEEARALLTLLPLYERKSNAAFHATLKGLCDLYGLRKDEFDRISNENTYLLHMNSARSDKERMLDYVPVNPGLIVEVGPGGGVVLDLLEARFPSSRIAGIDISKLVVESLQSRREIEGHRWEVLEGDAFHLETHFNQSSCDALIFCSLLHEIYSYIEYDTGKNSKEKFRLESVRDLLRSAFRVLKPGGRIIIRDGIMPPDEPRYIRFKDPDGPEFFRLFQEQFEGRKIFGEWIDEVTVRTFAPDAMEFLYCYTWGPESFPYEVREQYGVLPYEEYQEAIVAWLGAECRSVEVTDGSYLQEGYIQGLKDKIDLFDEHMHPVSLPDSNAILVFEKKALL
- the yhbY gene encoding ribosome assembly RNA-binding protein YhbY, giving the protein MTIDENDNHDTGLVTRLSPKLKSKDRRYLRSLAHHLNPIVLVGQNGVTEALVKNFESALLAHELVKVKVHDADETQSVAEALFEQTGAQLVQLIGKTLVFYKAHPKKPEITLPGGKS
- a CDS encoding CvpA family protein, with product MTVDVASALVFLALTYLGWRAGLLSQAIRVGAVFAVMFAGPFVAALIRHAIFGESEVAAPFVEGFCLFLAGILIYAAISLAGWLGIKTMRAASDTLSTTDRVGGALVGTLKAAVIIYLLIFVALFFEAGLKKHDPDDRLRMRDGHTTAFVKAHNVLAPWHLPDLVRVLRMIRVHHWAKESSKLGIIRENPRAADVLRKSTIKPLLADKTLTDAAISDDYITLLADPRIRELMKDKDSLDEIGRVDWEEIEKKVAPEPPKPESKK
- a CDS encoding protein kinase domain-containing protein; the encoded protein is MKFCPTCNSTFTGAETFCPKDGTRLEEPRKGELVGASLGNAVKLETLQFTDVMAERYLGRILEGKRPCYVTVFNRRFTPSQNAPRLVETARAKVGTPVPKQLSTLLQVRFDHFPAFVIETAPRGPSLRSLLEARGKLDWREAARIASNVARIIEWLNGQGVTHHGLHPGSIFVTDLAKGQVQLGEWYSEDAQWVDNPLQTLSTTPERFVGYVAYMAPELAYQARSADLRSAVYSLGVLLFELIVGAQPFVGGTPAEVLRAQLADLPPKVSAASGVSDIPADLDQIVEMMLSKAPDARFQAPAAIIGALASILGEEPSILAPAIERDEEQEENDHYATIEMSSVDRDSIPGLSDTLALMGRGSETIQSPVALNQSKGGAEEEERGPMKTLMMGNVSEIFKQDAETSDEVTRENEEAPAAQWIRKGSSAEVQSVSKESVSEDEKDAEETPTKESKPLPQDSGMTLKMTPVDETGERVAEPSDAEEVEEETAQPEEAEPQPETEKMEVAKVEVDPTLVEEPEPTPEPEPTPEPEPEPAEEPEPEPTKEPEPEPAPEPVKESVKDQVKPLKNEGFEIGSLAVKQPETVTDDWFSRSTEQAWDESVAEEIAEQAEKSNRFAVTAVIITMLLVGVGFWVWVNYFAASDEVVEKPEEPPVTEVKTVDLAEIKDRFDRGIKEGRVIRPISNSAMSALNELKRHGPESETYENARKEFVNLTRTDGEKAYKEGNLALAQALVGYSSEFDPEDSELRALAEKYHSEYLQAQENPENPPVEEPVEAVEAPVVEPEETKAPEPKNESKPAEKKTTQPEKTEPAPAVDNSKLLSEAKSAYSRGDLNRAQELYKTLLASDGNNHQVHAGLGQVYFDRALYNDAVKHQRQALTLKPGRTDYQINLGQSYYRLGRFQDAINVWEEVLKREPNNKNAKQYIELAKRRLN
- the rpsT gene encoding 30S ribosomal protein S20, whose amino-acid sequence is MANTKSAMKRIRTNEIRRQRNKEIRSKVRTILKKFDATVEAGDQAQAQEAYQTAVSALDRAAAKGVIPSARASRKVSRMAVRLQALGA
- a CDS encoding flavin-containing monooxygenase; its protein translation is MKEFDVIVIGAGLSGIAAGHYLGANCPQKSFCILEGRDAIGGTWDLFRYPGIRSDSDMHTLGYSFYPWNDPKAIADGPSIREYVRETAAHYGLDSKIEFGTRVTSLSWDSSKALWEITAQKDGDEVKFLANFVWCCSGYYSYDQAYTPNFEGVDTFEGEFIHPQFWPEELDYSNKRVVVIGSGATAVTLVPELAKKAAHVVMLQRTPTYVMSLPSVDTISEKFRGLLGDNVGSDLTRWKNISVAALFFGLSKRYPQMVRKYLIDALKEKIGHKVDVERHFSPPYNPWEQRVCFVPDDDLFDALVSEKAEVVTDKIERFLPNGILLKSGQILEADIVVSATGLKVEMLGGAKIFVDSEELKPGRHMLYKGTMVSDVPNLAISIGYTNASWTLKCELIGRWVTRLLNEMDAKGAKVAVAPREEGVSPTPLVDFNSGYIRRAAGAVPTQGDRRPWKLYQNYFLDVVSLGHAPIDDGHLEFGGKE
- the ftsH gene encoding ATP-dependent zinc metalloprotease FtsH, producing the protein MSSKKPENNQEPSFFPKRGLIFAFLMFITVGLLLMLDSPMVTGHKIVTYSELKTHIQAGDVKDVLIQDQVIIATPVDSYTEKAEGKTEEEKADAKEGEADFKAWRSSLVKDDESLIPLLEANGVKYDARYSSGCASETAFWFLPLLLLLLLWPWIMRRMSGPDGANPAANFGKTNAKLNLEKVTGVTFSDVAGCDEAKEELGEIVHFLAEPDKYTRLGGKVPKGVLLVGPPGTGKTLLARAVAGEAGVPFFNLSGSDFVEMFVGVGAARVRDLFAQATKHAPCIIFVDELDAIGKSRGNAIQSNEEREQTLNALLVEMDGFDSNTNVIILAATNRPEVLDPALLRAGRFDRQVVVDRPDVKGRLEILKVHARKVKMDPSVSLQTLADQTPGFVGADLANVVNEAALLAARNGKDHVELSDFNEAIERVIGGLEKKTRRLSPKEKNIVAYHESGHAIVTKALEAGERVHKVSIVSRGAAALGYTLQVPIEDRYLMTKRELYARICGLLGGRAAEDIMFDDISTGASNDLQRVTNIARRIVTDYGMSGNLGNVSYSDSTDTYLGQMGASSRQYSEETAVAIDREVRSIIDAMYERTLNILRENRELLVEMSEHLKDVEVLDGEELEALLGRVRVYKHLEGTDGSPA
- a CDS encoding L-threonylcarbamoyladenylate synthase, which translates into the protein MIIEMQAEHPQPRKVQHVVDALKKGGLVAYPTDTVYGIGCDIMNKDAVQRLYKLVSEIKSAPDHSPLSFICRDLSNISEYAFISDFAYRTMRRLLPGPYTFVLEATKLVPKVMLEKRKTVGIRVPDAAIPLAIVDALGNPITTTSATLGDGELIADPWTIENLYGHAIDIVIDGGYLAPAPSTVIDFTTDYPTVIRQGKGPVDDFEFVEPL